In a single window of the Rhopalosiphum padi isolate XX-2018 chromosome 1, ASM2088224v1, whole genome shotgun sequence genome:
- the LOC132931707 gene encoding cilia- and flagella- associated protein 210-like, with product MPTFFITLINLNMEIVYVGHRNPSNRALLISNKEWKRLGKILTKKMDEEESVEASKRLKEMRRETSKKMVDGWDNTELNKTKKLLEQKRKALSELEVKRQQRDEEMKKEALDARNRIIEKACKLKFEERDATKTFYRALLHSEVFKERAIQLKFNAAEREKRMQKDLETAHEQNKEAERYRKHRADDKQKGNELKRSKAEILLKELKERGDKRNEEQIASRESGKVELQKIAEEIEEAREKAAAEARVAKEKLQKDIADNRTMITKQDDVRETEEWEEEMVTTIMAETKKTLARARRLKEIELVEVKQLALEEMRMRSAAWPTKRNGWAESDVQDAIEVQEKRYREGERKKRELANRRIEHVEIGNQLWKEEICRRRERLEQDLGSEMYRREREKKLLTEYVDLRGQIQMKNAKQFREQLDKQCNDKRMTLLANKQADIDRHKAFERQWHKEDEEFLEYAKNVIEKKKLVGNPVVPLLKTMKDYLEKNNLCMDKDNKISKKTPKGPIYTSRIIHHIK from the exons ATGCCAACATTCTTTATTACTCTCATCAACCTAAATATGGAAATTGTTTATGTCGGACACCGAAATCCTAGTAATCGGGCGCTTTTAATATCCAACAAAGAATGGAAAAGATTGggaaaaattttaacaaaaaaaatggaCGAGGAGGAATCGGTAGAGGCCAGCAAACGACTGAAAGAAATGCGTCGAGAAACTTCAAAAAAAATGGTAGATGGTTGGGACAACACAGAACTG AACAAAACCAAAAAACTTTTGGAACAAAAACGAAAGGCACTTTCTGAATTGGAAGTCAAACGGCAGCAGAGGGATGAGGAGATGAAGAAAGAAGCTCTAGACGCCAGGAATAGGATCATCGAGAAAGCgtgcaaattaaaatttgaagaaaGAGATGCGACGAAAACATTTTATAGAGCTCTGCTACATTCTGAA GTGTTCAAAGAGAGGGCTATACAACTTAAGTTTAATGCGGCTGAGAGGGAGAAAAGGATGCAAAAGGATCTCGAGACGGCTCACGAACAAAATAAGGAAGCGGAACGGTACAGAAAACACCGAGCGGACGACAAACAAAAAGGCAATGAACTGAAAAGATCTAAAGCCGAAATTTTGTTAAAAGA GCTGAAGGAGCGTGGGGATAAGAGAAATGAAGAACAGATTGCGTCCCGGGAGTCTGGTAAGGTAGAATTACAAAAAATCGCCGAAGAAATCGAGGAAGCTCGAGAAAAGGCCGCTGCCGAG GCACGGGTAGCGAAGGAAAAATTGCAAAAGGATATAGCGGACAACCGCACAATGATAACCAAACAAGACGACGTCCGCGAGACGGAAGAATGGGAAGAGGAAATGGTCACTACCATCATGGCAGAGACAAAAAAGACTTTAGCTAGAGCGCGGAGACTAAAAGAAATAGAA CTGGTAGAAGTTAAACAATTGGCGCTAGAGGAGATGAGGATGAGATCGGCGGCTTGGCCGACAAAGCGAAATGGTTGGGCAGAATCTGACGTGCAGGACGCCATAGAAGTACAGGAAAAACG GTATCGAGAAGGTGAGCGCAAAAAGAGAGAGCTGGCCAATAGGAGAATAGAACACGTAGAGATCGGCAACCAACTATGGAAAGAAGAGATCTGTAGGCGACGAGAGCGATTGGAACAGGACCTTGGATCCGAGATGTACAGACGCGAACGTGAAAAAAAGTTGTTGACAGAGTATGTAGACTTGCGTGGGcaaatacaaatgaaaaatgctaAACAGTTTCGGGAACAGCTCGATAAACAATGT AATGATAAAAGGATGACATTATTGGCCAATAAACAGGCTGATATAGATCGTCACAAAGCATTTGAACGCCAGTGGCACAAAGAAGATGAAGAATTCCTCGAGTATGCTAAAAATGTGATTGAGAAAAAGAAATTAGTTGGCAATCCAGTCGTGCCACTACTAAAAACAATGAAA gattatcttgaaaaaaataacttgtgCATGGATAAAGACAATAAGATATCAAAAAAAACTCCAAAAGGTCCAATCTATACATCAAGAATCATACACCATATTaagtaa
- the LOC132917860 gene encoding spermidine synthase-like, which produces MDHLQQGWFTESDTWPGAGLSLQVEEVLHKEKSPYQDIMVLQTKSFGKALILDNIIQCTEFDEFTYQEMISFLPLCSHPNPERVLVVGGGDGGVAREAVKHPKVLSVDVVEIDERVVKLSEQYLPFMACGFKHDKVTLHIEDGFEFMKNNIQQFDVIITDSSDPVGPNESLFQKTYIESLKRSLRPGGIICSQVGSIWIKEDQNTMIRLSKDCSANFKKVSLATISIPSYPTGNISFILATDNELVNFRVPAYSFTLEELNKYKLKHYSPDVHSASFSIPRFARMAIPHLNC; this is translated from the exons ATGGATCACTTACAACAAGGTTGGTTCACTGAGTCCGATACATGGCCAGGTGCTGGACTTTCATTGCAAGTAGAAGAAGTACTTCATAAAGAAAAATCCCCATACCAAGATATCATGGTATTGCAAAC CAAATCATTTGGAAAAGCTTTAATTTtggataatataattcaatgcaCAGAATTTGATGAGTTTACATACCAAGAGATGATAAGTTTCTTGCCACTTTGTAGCCATCCTAATCCAGAAAGAGTTTTGGTGGTAGGTGGTGGTGATGGAGGTGTTGCACGTGAAGCTGTAAAACATCCAAAAGTTCTTAGTGTTGATGTTGTTGAAATTGATGAACGAGTAGTGAAACTTTCAGAACAATATTTACCATTTATGGCTTGTGGTTTTAAACACGATAAAGTGACACTGCATATTGAAGATGGGTTTGAgtttatgaaaaacaatatcCAACAATTTGATGTCATCATTACAGACTCTTCAGACCCCGTTG gtCCAAATGAgtcattatttcagaaaactTATATTGAGTCACTGAAAAGATCTTTAAGACCTGGTGGTATTATATGTTCCCAAGTCGGATCAATTTGGATTAAAGAAGATCAGAATACAATGATCAGATTGTCCAAAGACTGTTCAGCAAACTTTAAAAAGGTCTCTCTAGCCACTATATCTATCCCATCTTACCCGACTGGAAACATCAGTTTCATTTTAGCTACAGACAATGAG CTAGTAAATTTCAGAGTACCAGCGTATAGCTTCACACTAGAAGAACttaataagtataaactaaAGCATTATTCTCCAGATGTACATTCTGCTTCATTTAGTATTCCTAGATTTGCTCGTATGGCTATTCCACatcttaattgttaa
- the LOC132931706 gene encoding golgin subfamily A member 4-like translates to MNLYFIFNIPNNYFIFIILYCCTDDLLLNTTYDDFYRQLIWTKLINMELELVHDAYKKELERVCEKHQIELDETEQRHRNEIQRLCAENSSEVSNLKSLFETELEKIKNNHDHEICELKEQFERRLNDLKDCDLDTLTKRIEDDITKTQAKHKKIVSYLVNEIYKLKKTIISSSFDDVDRFSSIDSFDPKLFQNNLNGHDADIETSDYVLSQDSIDMQIKDLEDIVQERDDLRSVATTLRQLSKYLCSFLLTKQEELNNSIVERMNGMECGGILNGTGDGYGIESTDNCEKTIDEIRSPRKVHFVPNIEEIVSLIDEHSVLADFTNIEGTGEEHNHLKLNTCLKKLNEEAAALSDVINNEQKLLCINSDDLCHKTFFDKKIEYYKKELEKQKSDYKKLFMKTSAIEQENVSLKEQLEKEISSVNEKQQYNDIDNDNLIILQKKAQELIKNYDDWPNLQILFDEFSTEYNKIIDNIKNDKDDLAQQLVVADRRLKSSQKFIKDQIAEREVEREEFDFKLETLKCQLKERERESLDTEDLRSHTEQVVTEAEERYIKLENRCLRTEELLNTSKLEIQSLKNIILNKETRIEHLIKNEISQKNSINQLTNMLEEEQNNQHDMLTELNRLKNLLEEQIQSDYSEFADIEIIINKIRLQLKDVEKTISKRIKDLDTFWVTEECGSPMSEDISVAERCELPNKISIEKNSSPARIVATLDDVFIRLQERLNRLFKSEDAIFKHESDQQNIVNKLNKQIKNLESEIDMLRTRLAEKSDQLTTAKMKIDELRVLKNDNVHLATSQLQEKLQNMTIENKQCSKLMEEQNLEIKHLKDSTKYFKNMLSAYESKLAEKENIDPNTINNLESKVVHLAEENISLQIELANKISQIETLSTQLNDIQNKELNQNIGNKQNYSVSKSVGTDMHISENEQMRRAIPNESNTLPSLQMSYNHQDVSIREPSMLNLSLPSHITKDNTNIHSSICEELRSALANTKLELEEKNAIIKVMEKDTERMDQQLKELKDSIEMLNLEKIALVDRNHTLVENETILTDKLNDALSNLDKKQETLAELETLGVKLRAEIQPLVYMKDILEKKISAMKDCNKIQLERIECLENINDELSNECNHLKKNQKDLEEVKSLQQDNWTLKHELLNTEKFKEEITEKMEELKNEYDVLKSKNLALIDDIDNLKLDKHRLKNELEKNEELHADELVGYQHLLAEEQNKKHQINMELLKTIEELTSKASEQQHLMSGIQENKELEVTCSFSDFGVENFTSDLNNQPRDNIKTLEIDLENELKKTSEYQINIQNKDAEIEHLNNLKKNQEVKIADYMHRIQLELNKNTELELNLSKLENYIKELENKIEIFKAKELHQANDNLVEKLENDLVKVLDTNEMLDKELTRILDIKEETDQHLIEAYKKIAELETHKNQISLLLEQLESKNQMIEAFKHQLDNAESVIKDQQVRADEDKQLFELQFLDLQKELKESKQKYQEIINDFEIMKNYVIKKEKITEGIQLISEKNDNLELKLISAEKTAIEWQKKYNELLNENSDIKNKFESLDAECSHLQNKITELQNKLTLSDHYKNRLKIDIQDITTPADLELKHSKLILNLETENVSLTKKLTETKEKYNKCRTHLEDIKTMLTSQNLKNIVQENVELCNTRDKLKNEIKDLKCCNQDLNRKLLEKKSENRWPVVVNNQQISRVESLYHSLVWQKMYLVKLARGKDKLLRFIIQEWPDLDNSIVKTMMQRICAKRKMSKFKIVAISLIAIHRMRLIAMKHIQPRIDLTQSQLDLTHYNLPKKMPWIKC, encoded by the exons atgaacttgtattttatttttaacatacctaacaactatttcatttttattattttatattgttgtacagatgacttattattaaatacaacttaTGATGACTTTTATCGACAACTAATTTgg acAAAATTAATCAACATGGAATTAGAATTGGTACATGATGCTTATAAAAAAGAATTGGAACGTGTATGTGAAAAGCACCAAATCGAATTAGATGAAACTGAACAACGGCATCGAAATGAGATTCAACGTTTATGTGCTGAAAATTCTTCAGAAGTATCTAATCTTAAATCTTTATTCGAAACTGAAttggaaaaaattaagaataatcaCGATCATGAGATTTGTGAATTAAAAGAACAATTTGAAAGACGTCTGAACGATCTTAAAGATTGTGACTTGGATACATTAACAAAACGAATTGAAGATGATATTACAAAAACTCAAGCAAAACATAAGAAGATAGTTTCCTATTTAGTCAATGAAATatacaaacttaaaaaa acaatAATAAGTTCTTCATTTGATGATGTTGATCGATTTTCATCTATTGATTCTTTTGATCCAAAGCTGtttcaaaataatctaaatGGACATGATGCAGATATTGAAACTTCAGActat gtATTATCCCAAGATAGTATTGATATGCAAATCAAAGATCTTGAAGACATTGTGCAAGAGAG agATGATTTGCGTTCAGTAGCAACCACCCTCCGTCAATTATCTAAATACTTATGCTCTTTTCTATTAACCAAACAAGAAGAGTTAAACAATTCAATTGTAGAGCGTATGAATGGGATGGAATGTGGTGGAATTTTAAATGGCACTGGTGATGGGTATGGCATTGAATCAACAGATAATTGTGAAAAAACGATTGATGAAATTAGAAGTCCAAGAAAAGTGCATTTTGTACCAAACATTGAAGAGATTGTATCATTAATTGATGAGCATTCTGTATTAGCTGACTTTACTAATATTGAAGGAACCGGTGAAGaacataatcatttaaaattgaatacatgttTGAAGAAGCTAAATGAAGAAGCTGCTGCCTTATCTG atgtaATAAACAATGAACAAAAATTACTTTGTATAAATTCAGATGatttatgtcataaaacattttttgataaaaaaattgaatattataaaaaa gAGCtcgaaaaacaaaaatcagattataaaaaattatttatgaaaacttCTGCGATTGAACAAGAAAATGTATCATTAAAGGAGCAGCTTGAAAAAGAAATTTCCTCTGTTAATGAAAAACAGCAATACAATGATATTGACaatgacaatttaataatattacaaaaaaaag cacaagaattaattaaaaattatgatgattggcctaatttacaaattttatttgatgaGTTTTCTACTgaatacaacaaaattattgacaacataaaaaatgataaagatGATCTTGCTCAACAA ttaGTTGTAGCAGATAGACGTCTAAAGTCATCACAAAAGTTTATAAAAGATCAAATAGCTGAACGTGAAGTTGAAAGAGaagaatttgattttaaattggaGACATTAAAATGCCAATTGAAAGAACGAGAAAGAGAATCACTGGATACTGAAGACCTTAGATCACAT actgaACAAGTGGTGACTGAAGCTGAAGAACGGTACATCAAATTAGAGAATAGATGTTTAAGAACTGAAGAACTATTAAATACATCCAAACTTGAGATCCAATCATTAAAGAATATCATTCTTAACAAAGAAACTCGAATAGaacatttgattaaaaatgaaatttctcaaaaaaattcaattaatcaACTAACAAATATGTTAGAAGAGGAACAAAATAATCAACATGATATGCTTACTGAA TTAAACCGGTTAAAAAATTTGTTGGAAGAACAAATTCAAAGTGATTATTCTGAATTTGctgatattgaaattattattaataaaattaggttgCAG CTGAAAGATGTTGAAAAAACCATTTCTAAACGAATTAAAGATCTTGATACTTTTTGGGTTACTGAAGAATGTGGTTCACCAATGTCTGAAGATATATCTGTTGC AGAACGATGTgaattacctaataaaataagtattgagAAAAATAGTTCTCCTGCTCGTATAGTTGCAACATTAGATGATGTATTTATTAGATTACAAGAGCGTTTAAACAGACTTTTTAAATCAGAAGACGCTATTTTTAAGCATGAATCAGATCAACAAAACATAGTTAATAAActcaataaacaaattaaa aatttagaatcTGAAATAGATATGTTGAGAACAAGATTGGCTGAAAAGAGTGATCAATTAACTACTGCTAAAATGAAAATTGACGAACTTAGAGTATTGAAAAATGACAATGTTCATTTGGCCACCTCTCAGTTACAagaaaaacttcaaaatatgaCTATAGAGAACAAGCAATGTTCCAAACTTATGGAAGAACAAAATCTTGAG ataaaacatttaaaagattcaactaaatattttaagaacatGTTATCGGCTTATGAATCAAAACTTgctgaaaaagaaaatattgatcctaatacaataaataatcttGAGTCAAAAGTTGTTCATCTTGCTGAAGAAAACATAAGTttacaa atTGAATTAGCTAATAAAATATCTCAAATAGAAACATTATCTACTCAGCTTaatgatatacaaaataaagaGTTG aatcaAAATATTGggaacaaacaaaattatagtgTTTCTAAAAGTGTTGGGACAGACATGCACATAAGTGAAAATGAACAAATGCGTCGAGCAATTCCTAATGAATCCAATACTTTACCTTCCCTACAAATGTCTTATAATCATCAAGATGTTTCTATTCGTGAACCATCAATGTTAAATTTAAGTCTTCCCTCTCACATCACTAAAGACAATACAAATATCCACAGTTCTATATgt gaaGAATTAAGATCGGCATTAGCTAATACCAAATTGGagttagaagaaaaaaatgctataataaaagtaatggaAAAGGATACAGAACGTATGGATCAACAACTTAAAGAATTAAAAGATTCTATTGAAATGttgaatttagaaaaaattgcTCTAGTAGATCGTAATCATACTTTAGTAGAAAATGAAACTATATTAACAGACAAGTTAAACGATGCATTATCAAATCTTGATAAAAAGCAAGAAACATTGGCTGAACTTGAGACATTAGGTGTAAAGTTGAGAGCTGAAATTCAACCATTAGTTTATATGAAagatattttggaaaaaaaaatctctGCGATGAAagattgtaataaaatacaattagagAGGATTGAGTGTTTAGAAAACATTAATGATGAACTTTCAAATGAATGtaatcacttaaaaaaaaatcagaaagaTTTAGAAGAAGTTAAGTCCTTACAACAGGATAATTGGACATTAAAACACGAACtattaaatactgaaaaattCAAAGAAGAAATCACTGAAAAAATGGAGGAATTGAAAAATGAGTATGATGTGTTGAAAAGTAAAAATCTAGCTTTGATAGATGatattgacaatttaaaattggATAAACATCGCTTAAAAAATGAATTGGAAAAGAATGAAGAATTGCATGCTGATGAACTAGTTGGGTATCAGCATTTATTAGCTGAAGAACAGAATAAAAAACATCAAATTAATATGGAACTATTGAAAACTATTGAAGAATTGACTAGTAAAGCTTCAGAACAACAACATTTGATGTCTGGTATACAAGAAAATAAGGAAT TGGAAGTGACATGTTCATTTTCAGATTTTGGTGTGGAAAACTTTACATCTGATCTAAATAACCAA cCTAGAGATAACATAAAAACTCTTGAAATTGAtcttgaaaatgaactaaaaaaaacttctgaataccaaataaatatTCAGAACAAAGATGCTGAAATAGagcatttgaataatttaaaaaaaaatcaagaagtaAAAATTGCTGATTACAT gcACAGAATACAACTTGAGTTGAATAAAAATACTGAACTCGaattaaatttgtcaaaattggaaaattatattaaagaattaGAAAACAAGATTGAAATATTCAAAGCCAAAGAACTACATCAAGCAAATGATAATTTAGTAGag AAACTGGAAAATGATTTAGTAAAAGTATTGGATACAAATGAAATGTTAGATAAAGAATTAACTAGAATTTTAGACATTAAAGAAGAAACAGACCAACACTTAATTgaagcttataaaaaaattgctgAACTtgaaacccataaaaaccaaatttcacttttattg gaACAACTAGAAAGTAAAAATCAAATGATTGAGGCATTTAAACATCAACTTGATAATGCTGAAAGTGTTATAAAAGATCAACAAGTAAGAGCTGATGAAGATAAGCAATTATTTGAGTTACAg tttttagacTTGCAAAAGGAACTGAAGGAAAGTAAACAAAAGTACcaagaaataataaatgattttgaaattatgaagaactatgtaattaaaaaagaaaaaataactgAAGGTATACAATTGATTTCTGAAAAGAAT gataATTTGGAATTAAAATTGATCAGTGCCGAAAAAACTGCAATTGAATGgcagaaaaaatataatgagttGCTAAATGAAAAtagtgatataaaaaataaa tttgaaAGTCTGGATGCTGAATGCAGTCATTTGCAAAACAAAATTACAGAGTTGCAGAACAAGCTTACGCTGAGTGATCATTATAAAAACAGATTAAAGATTGATATTCAAGATATAACTACACCTGCAGACTTGGAgctaaaacactcaaaattgatt ctCAATTTGGAAACTGAAAATGTGTCACTAACAAAAAAACTAACAGAGACTAAAGAAAAGTACAATAAATGTAGGACTCATCTGGAGGACATAAAGACTATGTTAACcagtcaaaatttaaaaaatattgttcaggAAAATGTAGAACTTTGCAATACAAGA gataaattaaaaaacgaaattaaagatttaaaatgttgtaatcaagatttaaatagaaaattattggaaaaaaag AGTGAAAACCGTTGGCCTGTAGTAGTTAATAATCAGCAGATTTCACGAGTAGAATCTCTTTACCATTCATTAGTTTGGCAAAAGATGTATCTAGTAAAATTGGCCAGAGGCAAAGACAAATTACTAAGATTTATTATTCAAGAATGGCCTGACTTAGATAATAGTATTGTCAAAACAATGATGCAAAGAATATGTGCCAAGAGAAAGATGTCCAAGTTCAA aaTTGTAGCTATTAGTCTAATAGCAATTCACCGTATGAGACTAATAGCTATGAAACACATACAACCCAGAATTGATCTCACGCAGTCCCAACTCGATCTAACACATTacaatttaccaaaaaaaatgcCATGGATTAAGTGTTAA